One Theropithecus gelada isolate Dixy chromosome 20, Tgel_1.0, whole genome shotgun sequence DNA segment encodes these proteins:
- the CD19 gene encoding B-lymphocyte antigen CD19 isoform X1: MPPPCLLFFLLFLTPMEVRPQEPLVVKVEEGDNAVLQCLEGTSDGPTQQLVWCRDSPFEPFLNLSLGLPGMGIRMGPLGIWLLIFNVSNQTGGFYLCQPGLPSEKAWQPGWTVSVEGSGELFRWNVSDLGGLGCGLKNRSSEGPSSPSGKLNSSQLYVWAKDRPEIWEGEPVCGPPRNSLNQSLSQDLTMAPGSTLWLSCGVPPDSVSRGPLSWTHVRPKGPKSSLLSLELKDDRPDRDMWVVDTGLLLTRATAQDAGKYYCHRGNWTKSFYLEITARPALWHWLLRIGGWKVPAVTLTYLIFCLCSLVGILQLQRALVLRRKRKRMTDPTRRFFKVTPPPGSGPQNQYGNVLSLPTPTSGLGRAQRWAAGLGGTAPSYGNPSSDVQVDGAVGSRSPPGAGPEEEEGEGYEEPDSEEGSEFYENDSNFGQDQLSQDGSGYENPEDEPLGPEDEDSFSNAESYENEDEELTQPVARTMDFLSPHGSAWDPSREATSLAGSQSYEDMRGLLYAAPQLRSIRGQPGPNHEEDADSYENMDNPDGPDPAWGGGSRMGTWSAR; encoded by the exons ATGCCACCTCCttgcctcctcttcttcctcctcttcctcaccccCATGGAAGTCAGGCCCCAGGAACCTCTAGTGGTGAAGGTGGAAG AGGGAGATAACGCTGTGCTGCAGTGCCTCGAGGGGACCTCAGATGGCCCCACTCAGCAGCTGGTCTGGTGTCGGGACTCCCCGTTTGAACCCTTCTTAAATCTCAGCCTGGGGCTGCCAGGCATGGGAATCCGCATGGGGCCCCTGGGCATCTGGCTTTTAATCTTCAACGTCTCTAACCAGACGGGGGGCTTCTACCTATGCCAGCCGGGGCTCCCCTCTGAGAAGGCCTGGCAGCCTGGCTGGACAGTCAGTGTGGAGGGCAGCG GGGAGCTGTTCCGGTGGAATGTTTCGGACCTAGGTGGCCTGGGCTGTGGCCTGAAGAACAGGTCCTCAGAGGGCCCCAGCTCCCCTTCTGGGAAACTCAACAGCTCCCAACTGTATGTGTGGGCCAAAGACAGACCTGAGATCTGGGAGGGAGAGCCTGTGTGTGGCCCACCGAGGAACAGCCTGAACCAGAGCCTGAGCCAGG ACCTCACCATGGCCCCGGGCTCCACACTCTGGCTGTCCTGTGGGGTACCCCCTGACTCTGTGTCCAGGGGCCCCCTCTCCTGGACCCATGTGCGCCCCAAGGGGCCTAAGTCCTCATTGTTGAGCCTAGAGCTGAAGGACGATCGCCCAGACAGAGATATGTGGGTAGTGGACACGGGTCTGTTGTTGACCCGGGCCACAGCTCAAGACGCTGGGAAGTATTATTGTCACCGTGGCAACTGGACCAAGTCATTCTACCTGGAGATCACTGCTCGGCCAG CACTATGGCACTGGCTGCTGAGGATTGGTGGCTGGAAGGTCCCAGCTGTGACTTTGACTTATCTGATCTTCTGCCTGTGTTCCCTTGTGGGCATTCTTCAACTTCAAAGAG CCCTGGTcctgaggaggaaaagaaagcgAATGACTGACCCCACCAGGAG GTTCTTCAAAGTGACGCCTCCCCCAGGAAGCGGGCCCCAGAACCAGTATGGGAacgtgctatccctccccacacccacctCAGGCCTCG GACGCGCCCAGCGTTGGGCCGCAGGCCTGGGGGGCACCGCCCCGTCTTATGGAAATCCAAGCAGCGACGTCCAGGTGGATGGAGCCGTGGGGTCCCGGAGCCCTCCGGGAGCGG GcccagaagaagaggaaggggagggctATGAGGAGCCCGACAGTGAGGAGGGCTCCGAGTTCTATGAGAACGACTCCAACTTTGGGCAGGACCAGCTCTCCCAGG ATGGCAGCGGCTACGAGAACCCTGAGGACGAGCCCCTGGGTCCTGAGGATGAAGACTCTTTCTCTAACG CTGAGTCTTACGAGAACGAGGATGAAGAGCTGACCCAGCCGGTCGCCAGGACAATGG ACTTCCTGAGCCCCCATGGGTCAGCCTGGGACCCCAGCCGGGAAGCAACTTCCCTGG CAGGGTCCCAGTCCTATGAGGATATGAGAGGGCTCCTGTATGCAGCCCCCCAGCTCCGCTCCATTCGGGGCCAGCCTGGACCCAATCATGAGGAAG ATGCAGACTCTTATGAGAACATGGATAATCCCGATGGGCCAGacccagcctggggaggaggcagcCGCATGGGCACCTGGAGTGCCAGGTGA
- the CD19 gene encoding B-lymphocyte antigen CD19 isoform X2 has product MPPPCLLFFLLFLTPMEVRPQEPLVVKVEEGDNAVLQCLEGTSDGPTQQLVWCRDSPFEPFLNLSLGLPGMGIRMGPLGIWLLIFNVSNQTGGFYLCQPGLPSEKAWQPGWTVSVEGSGELFRWNVSDLGGLGCGLKNRSSEGPSSPSGKLNSSQLYVWAKDRPEIWEGEPVCGPPRNSLNQSLSQDLTMAPGSTLWLSCGVPPDSVSRGPLSWTHVRPKGPKSSLLSLELKDDRPDRDMWVVDTGLLLTRATAQDAGKYYCHRGNWTKSFYLEITARPALWHWLLRIGGWKVPAVTLTYLIFCLCSLVGILQLQRALVLRRKRKRMTDPTRRFFKVTPPPGSGPQNQYGNVLSLPTPTSGLGRAQRWAAGLGGTAPSYGNPSSDVQVDGAVGSRSPPGAGPEEEEGEGYEEPDSEEGSEFYENDSNFGQDQLSQDGSGYENPEDEPLGPEDEDSFSNAESYENEDEELTQPVARTMDFLSPHGSAWDPSREATSLGSQSYEDMRGLLYAAPQLRSIRGQPGPNHEEDADSYENMDNPDGPDPAWGGGSRMGTWSAR; this is encoded by the exons ATGCCACCTCCttgcctcctcttcttcctcctcttcctcaccccCATGGAAGTCAGGCCCCAGGAACCTCTAGTGGTGAAGGTGGAAG AGGGAGATAACGCTGTGCTGCAGTGCCTCGAGGGGACCTCAGATGGCCCCACTCAGCAGCTGGTCTGGTGTCGGGACTCCCCGTTTGAACCCTTCTTAAATCTCAGCCTGGGGCTGCCAGGCATGGGAATCCGCATGGGGCCCCTGGGCATCTGGCTTTTAATCTTCAACGTCTCTAACCAGACGGGGGGCTTCTACCTATGCCAGCCGGGGCTCCCCTCTGAGAAGGCCTGGCAGCCTGGCTGGACAGTCAGTGTGGAGGGCAGCG GGGAGCTGTTCCGGTGGAATGTTTCGGACCTAGGTGGCCTGGGCTGTGGCCTGAAGAACAGGTCCTCAGAGGGCCCCAGCTCCCCTTCTGGGAAACTCAACAGCTCCCAACTGTATGTGTGGGCCAAAGACAGACCTGAGATCTGGGAGGGAGAGCCTGTGTGTGGCCCACCGAGGAACAGCCTGAACCAGAGCCTGAGCCAGG ACCTCACCATGGCCCCGGGCTCCACACTCTGGCTGTCCTGTGGGGTACCCCCTGACTCTGTGTCCAGGGGCCCCCTCTCCTGGACCCATGTGCGCCCCAAGGGGCCTAAGTCCTCATTGTTGAGCCTAGAGCTGAAGGACGATCGCCCAGACAGAGATATGTGGGTAGTGGACACGGGTCTGTTGTTGACCCGGGCCACAGCTCAAGACGCTGGGAAGTATTATTGTCACCGTGGCAACTGGACCAAGTCATTCTACCTGGAGATCACTGCTCGGCCAG CACTATGGCACTGGCTGCTGAGGATTGGTGGCTGGAAGGTCCCAGCTGTGACTTTGACTTATCTGATCTTCTGCCTGTGTTCCCTTGTGGGCATTCTTCAACTTCAAAGAG CCCTGGTcctgaggaggaaaagaaagcgAATGACTGACCCCACCAGGAG GTTCTTCAAAGTGACGCCTCCCCCAGGAAGCGGGCCCCAGAACCAGTATGGGAacgtgctatccctccccacacccacctCAGGCCTCG GACGCGCCCAGCGTTGGGCCGCAGGCCTGGGGGGCACCGCCCCGTCTTATGGAAATCCAAGCAGCGACGTCCAGGTGGATGGAGCCGTGGGGTCCCGGAGCCCTCCGGGAGCGG GcccagaagaagaggaaggggagggctATGAGGAGCCCGACAGTGAGGAGGGCTCCGAGTTCTATGAGAACGACTCCAACTTTGGGCAGGACCAGCTCTCCCAGG ATGGCAGCGGCTACGAGAACCCTGAGGACGAGCCCCTGGGTCCTGAGGATGAAGACTCTTTCTCTAACG CTGAGTCTTACGAGAACGAGGATGAAGAGCTGACCCAGCCGGTCGCCAGGACAATGG ACTTCCTGAGCCCCCATGGGTCAGCCTGGGACCCCAGCCGGGAAGCAACTTCCCTGG GGTCCCAGTCCTATGAGGATATGAGAGGGCTCCTGTATGCAGCCCCCCAGCTCCGCTCCATTCGGGGCCAGCCTGGACCCAATCATGAGGAAG ATGCAGACTCTTATGAGAACATGGATAATCCCGATGGGCCAGacccagcctggggaggaggcagcCGCATGGGCACCTGGAGTGCCAGGTGA